Genomic segment of Verrucomicrobium sp.:
TTCGACGCCTTCATAGTTACCTAAAGGTAGGTATAAGCCAAAAAGGTGCCTAATTGCGAGAATATACCGTTTTCTCCTATCGTCGTAAGACCATGAAAAAGACCCCTTGGACCGCCGCGCAGATCCCCCTCCAAACCGGACGCCGGGCCCTCGTCACCGGCGCCAACAGCGGCCTCGGCTGGCACACCGCCCTGGAATTGGCCCGGCGCGGGGCGGAGGTGATCCTGGCCGCCCGCAGCGCGGCGAAGGCGGAAGACGCCGCCGCCCGCATCCGCCAGGAAGTGCCGGAGGCCCGCCTCCTGCCCGGCGTGCTCGACCTGGCCGACCTGGCCTCCGTGCGGCGGTTCGCCGCCGCCTTCTCCGGCGAGCCCCTCGACCTCCTCATCCACAACGCGGCCGTCATGGCGGTGCCGCGCCGGGAGCTGACCGTCGACGGTTTCGAGCGGCAGTTCGGCACCAACTATCTGGGGCCCTTTGCCCTTACCGCCCTGCTCTTCCCCGCCCTGCGGCGCCAGCCCGGCACGCGGGTGGTGACCGTCTGCAGCATGGCCAACAAGCAGGCCCGGATCGAATTCGACAACCTCCAGAGCGAGCGCCTCTACAAGCCGATGTTCCAGGCCTACGCCCAGTCGAAGCTGGCTAACACGCTCTTCGCCGTGGAGCTGCAGCGGCGCCTCTCCGCCGCCGGCTCCCCCATCGTCAGCACGGCGGCCCACCCCGGCTACGCGCGGACCAACCTGCAGACCTCCGGCCCGGGAAAGGGAATGATGGGCCTGCTCTTCGCCGCCGCGGGGAAGAC
This window contains:
- a CDS encoding oxidoreductase, which gives rise to MKKTPWTAAQIPLQTGRRALVTGANSGLGWHTALELARRGAEVILAARSAAKAEDAAARIRQEVPEARLLPGVLDLADLASVRRFAAAFSGEPLDLLIHNAAVMAVPRRELTVDGFERQFGTNYLGPFALTALLFPALRRQPGTRVVTVCSMANKQARIEFDNLQSERLYKPMFQAYAQSKLANTLFAVELQRRLSAAGSPIVSTAAHPGYARTNLQTSGPGKGMMGLLFAAAGKTLGALLSQDAAHGALPTLFAATAPEARPGGYYGPDGLSEMKGYPAPAPLPPAAQSEGDARRLWEESETLTGVRFGPF